GATCATTCACCCTACCAAAATTAACACTCCTTGCTAACATAACTAGCAACCACctacaaaatattttcaaatccttatgccttacctcaaatcacaaccCTGTTTTAGAACAAGAAGCTGTTGGATGGAAGTGGCTGTAATATTAGGGTTGTTCACCGCTGGAAGGCGACTGTCGGATCTAAGAACAACCCACAACACAAGACTACCCTGCTGGAATCCTTTCCTCACAGCCGTGATCACTGATCCACTGCCAAGAGATGGTTGTTGCCCGGATCTAATGGCTGCAGCAAGGTGGGATTGCCCATCTACAACACAAATATCCTAAAAACGTAAACAACACATTAACCTTTGAGCATAAGACTCGATCTTAATCCACCACTTCTAAACCATACAACTTACCCTTGTATTTCTTTGATTCCCCCGTCGAAACAATGCTGTTTGGCCAGGATTCAGGTCGAAAACCCCAAATGTTGCTGTGGTGGTGAACTAGGACAGAGGGGCTGAGGAAACCGAGAAAAAGAGATGAACCGGGGCAGCACTAGGGCATTGTACAAAAGGGATCTTGGGTTCCGGTAAACGCTGAGTGTCCGTGGCCAAGAGAGGGTAGGCGGCGGTGAGAATGAGGAAACCCTGTGGCTCTCGGGACGGTCGCCGTCATGACGACAGCGATCGGCGCGAGCAGGAGAGGGAGGAGGGGAGACTACGTCTGGTGATCGAGATGggagctagggcagaggaaagacGGTGCTCTGCCGACAATGAGCTCGTAGTCGATCGAGCGGCATCGACGATGGATCGGGGAGAAGAGGAGAGTCGGCGTTGAAGAAGAGTGAAGGGAAAGAAGATCTGTTTGATTTCCTCCTTTGCTGAGACTTTGTTCGCGTGGGAGAGGAAGTGCGAAGCGACATCGGTTGGGGGAAAACGGTAAGACAGTTAAAGCACGGgtaagaaacgaaggaaaagaataaaagaaaaagaaaaggaaaaaagaaaatttcaatttttcctCGTTgaaatgggatagcctaaacagatTTTTCCAGAGCCCAATATCtccgtaaactcgtcatacgaactccgaaaaatttccgaaaaaattctaaacattccggaaaattcctttatgattattcgccctttttcgatattttacatatatattcaactcgttaacgttcgtgaacaacattcatgaacaatgctcacgaaccatattcattaataaaatttttttaaatatactaaataaataataaaataacataaactaaataaataaatttaaattatcaaactaaataaccaatcaaacaactaaaagtttcaaacaatcaaataagtttgaattgaaagattgataacatctaaacgaaccaaactcaaactAAGCTTCTaacaaactcaagctcataaaaaataaatcaagtcaagcttgaacactcatttcaaaagtttggttcattttaagctcggctcggctcggttcgatttggttaccttgtcaaacaagcttgaacacctcaAAACTCGGCTCGACTTGTTTACAATCCTACTTAGGCACTCGACTGGATGGACTCATGCCGCAAAGGAGACAATTGAAGAAAAAACAGAAGAAATTACAATGTCATTCATCCCCTGACATAATGTCAACTGTCATAGAAATGCACAGACCTATGATGTTATAAGAGTGCAAAAATCGAGACTCAGAGGATGACAATTAATATGGCGAGACTCGGTGAGAGAAAAACTAAGGGGACGTTTGGTATGAGcatgggaatgggaatcagaatgagaatcattgtattgtggaatgggaatgaatatgaacatgaatatcactcttaaaagcaatgtttggttaattgcatactttctatcggaataaattaatatttccttttttacccttaaaggaaaataagaggaaaaaattagatgtgagagaaagatgaatgtaagagaaaaatatgatgaaagagaatgatgagagagaaagtataatgaaagaaaaagtgtgataagaaagaatgaagagagaaagtgtgatgagagaaaataagaaaagagagtgtaatagaagagagcatgatgagagaagataagagataaaatatgatgtgagagaaattatgatggaaGATAATGAAGagatagaaaatgtaatgagaataaatgaggggagagagagtgtgtgatgaaagagattgaggagagagaaagtatgatgagagagaaagtgtgatgagaaaaaaagagaacagtgagtgtgatgggagagattgagaagagagaaagtgtgttgaggaaaaaaaaaagaagggagtGTGacaaaagagattgaggagagagaaagtgtgatgagaacgaaagtatgatgaaaaaaaaaaaaagagaaaagagagtgtgatgggagagattgaggagagagaaagtatgatgagagagaaaatatgatgaaaaaaaggaagagagtatgatggaagaaattaaggagagagaaagtatgatgagagagaaagtgtaatgagaaaagaggaaagagagtgtgataggagagaaaaagcgtgtgataaaatgatgagagagaataaggagagagaagtgatatgaagaaaaaataaataaataaattttgatatttgatattaagggagaaaattttagttttaagtcaagggtatttttggaataagagaatattttgattgatgaaaatagggtaatgactcattgaagggaggtacatgggaatgagttattacccaatttcaaagaATTAGGGATCAAGGAGTTTTTAGAATAAACTTGTTTCCTCTTGATTCTCAATACTAGTAGCAGCAACCTGATGgcataaccaggttaaattttgAATTCCAGTACAATACAGGCATAATAGACTGGCAAGGAACTTTAGGCAAGAAATCTCtttacaaaataaataaataaattgcgCAGGAAATTTTGACCTAACAATCAAAATTGTCAACAGCAACACACTTGAGTGATTGCAGAATAGGGATATTGGCATATAAtccaagaagaagcccaaaagcAAAATACCTATAAGAACTCAAAATTGTTCTCATAATAAAACATGTTTGATGTCATTCTCTCAAACAGCAGAGTCAAAATACAGTGCAACAACAATCAGTGAGTTGGATACTGCAGGAAGGATGGACGAAGAGTGCTTGAAGAAAATTGATATTTCGATAAGTGTGACAAAAGGGATTCACTTACAGTACGCTAGCTCCAAGAGGAAGCAGGTGGAATGCCATAGATCACTACGTTGACaaaaaatttatcaaataaaATTGGGAATGTCCAGAAAATAAGAAATGATATTGCATAAAATATGTTAACTTTCAAATCATAAGAATATGCAAACATGATCTAGAATAAGTTGGGATATCATCTGCATAACATAATCACCAggataaattcaattaaatgccAATGGAGCTTCCTTTAGGCATGTCACATGAACATGAATTCTTATTCATGTTTTTGGCAAAAGATAATCAACCACTGAAGTAGATTTCGAACCTGAAGCTTATTATATGACGAGAACTATTTCTCAAGTATACAAACATTAAGATAAATATCAAACAAGAGTTTCACATAAATACTTAAGGTTACAATAAGAGTGGTTTATAATCACAGCTGACATTGTTTAAATAAGAAGAATCTCAAACCTGATTATAACGCAGAAACCCTCCCTTCTGTTTACCCAGAATGCAAAGCTAGAAGAATTCCTTCCTGGCCCTCCAAAATCTTAACCACTTCAGGGACCTCTTCTTTATATGGGATAACAAACTTCTCCACGAATTTCTTATCTGAGAACGCCAAAAGAGTAGTAAACTTGCACTTAACAGTCCATAGCCTTTTAGATTTCAACATTTCCACCACACGAAATCGAGGAATCATTCTCTTCTTCAAACTAAATCCGAGAAGGGACGGATTTTTGGCGATTAGGGGAGGCGTGCAACCAACTTCCTCGACATAAAAATGCATCTTTTTGCGTAGCTCGTCTACGGATAGAGACAAGAAACTTGGCGACTTCCTTAATGCCTCGGAGAAGTCTGTCTGCGACCAACCAAGGCTCATCAACAGGTGCGCTTAGCCTCGACTTTTTCTTTACTGACAGTTTGGAGAATGTAAAGGGCCCATAGATACAATGGAGATAGCCTAGGTATCCCCATCTCATCGGCTCTATCGACCAAAACATGAAGTGATTCTGGTTTCTGGCCAACAAATCCTGGGTGGTGTCTCGCTGCTCGAGACACTCTATCTTCAGAAATACCTAACTCTTCCCTTAGGAACTTCAAATTAGGAAATATTCTTTTCTCAAGGCTATACCTGAGGCACCAGCGATTCTTCTTGACAATCTTGACGAGAAGCTCCCTCGATCCAAAGAGGCTTTCCCATATCTCCAACTTGGGGAGTATAGAACGTTTCAGGTTACCGGTAAGTATGGAGGGATTCGATGCAATGATCTCGATTATGTCAGACTTCGAGAAACCCATATCCACAAAAGATCGTAACTTTGGGGCCAGATTATTCTTCACATCGTAGACAATGAAATCAGGTGAGAGAACGACGATCTTCTTGATATAGGAGTCCTCGAAGCCCTCGGATCTCAAGAAGTTGAGAACAACGTCGGCTTTCTGGGTGGATTTGCCGCGGGATAGTTTGGAGACCTTGGATGCCTCGGCGGCGGATAAGCCCCACGAGCGGACTAGGTATTCGGCCATGGAAAGTGGTTTGGAGGACTGACCATCCGCCGCGGCGGCAGTGTCCGGGAAAatcgaggaagagaagaaaaatgtGTGGCAGCCGGATCGCAAGGAGGCCAAGACGCCGCTGCGGCGTATGATCGAGGCCCGCATAGCGGCGACGCTGGTAGCAGTGAGGTCCCTGGCCGCTGCGGCTGTTTTGTGTCACACTGTTCGATCCGGGTCGATTCGGAGTAGCCCTATTTAGATATATAAAATCATAAAACCTaaacctttatatatatatatatatatatatatatatatatatatatatagagagagagagagaatttatATGCTGCGGTGCTTATGGTGCGGCGAAAATGCGGCTCCGTCCACGTCAGCTGCGGTGCCGTGAAAGTGAACCAAAGAAATAAGCgcgtgagaaaaaaaaaaaagcatcaCAGCGAGAGAGAAGCTGCAACCTCAACCCTCGCCGCACCTCTCGCCCTCGCCGCGCCTCTGCTCTCTCCCTCGCCGCACCTCTCGCCTCTCGCCCTCGCCGCGCCTCTGATCTCCCTCGCCGCGCCTCTCGCCCTCGCCGTGCCTCTGAGATCTGCTGTAGCTCTCCCCACCGAGCACTGCTCTCTCCCTCGCGAAGCTCAGCTTTCTCCATCGCCGAGCTCTGCTCTCTCCATTGCTGAGCGCCGCTCTCTCCCCTCTCCTGCCGCCGCCGCAAGTCCCCTCATGCCTAAGTAAGGTCTATTTTCGCcgcacctatatatatatatatatatatatatatatatatatatatatatatatatatatatatatatatatatacacacgtaATACTGTAATACAGTTgagaaaaagttaattttttgtaTATTATAATAGACTAAATGTCCCACAACGTAATGTAATATAGACATTAAACATTAATATTTCTGATGTAATGATTAaacattaattttcaaaaattaacaatTTTAGTTCTCCACTCGATTTTATAAGCTCGTGATTTGTCTGATGTGTCATTGTGGATTTTTATACTAATAATTTCTAACTGGATTTTGGAGCATTAATTTTTAGCTTTTAGTTTGATTAGTTTATGCTCAACGGTTAAAGATTTTTTTGCTGATAGTGTTGAAGATTCATCAAGTTGGGTGCATCGATACATTATCTCCTTTCAACATTGATATGCAATTTATTTTGTATCTATAATATTGTTAAGTTAATATGTTAAATGCTTGGATAGCTCAAAGAAATCGTATATGATTTGTTgtgtttagaaataaatataTTGGGTTGCATTTGGTGCACTGaaagatttatttattaattttatttttcgtaATTGGTGTTATTTTTGTTTTCCCCACCATTTGTTTTACATTGATTGTGAAATAATACTTTTAAAAGCTTTAAATACTTGTCATTTCGTTTAGTTATTTAATAAAGAATGAACAATCATAATCAAAGATAAGAGAGGTCcaagcaaaaaataaaagaaaatggaAGCATGAGGAAGATGCCAAGCTTGTTGAAGCACTTTTAGATATGATAAATCTTGTAGCATATAAAGCGGAAAATATGTTCAAACATAGGTATCTGAATTATGTTGAGAAGAAGATGCAAGTTTCTCTACCAAACTCAGGTTTGAAGATCAAACCACATATTGAATCAAGaattaaaatcttcaaaataGACTTTCATATCGTGTATGACATGTTGAATGAACTTAATATAGACTTTTCACAAGTGTTGGAGGTTCCACCAATATGATGGAAGACATACAGAGAAAAGATACCAATAATTGTACTAACAATGACATTGAAACAATTGTGGAAAATGACCTTGAAGATTTGGATCCTCATCCTTCATTTTCTCCTTTGCAATCTCCAAGAAGTAAATGCAGAGATCTTATGCATAAAATAATAACACACATAGTAGAAAAATCTCTTCAGAGATCCAAATGAATACTGTATACTATATTTTCCTACTTTATCAGATAGAATAATTATCTTTGATGCGTGAATATTACTCTCAATAGCAACTTTGATTTGGATGCAAATCTTAAGGTGATCAAGTAATCGCGTCTCTtcaatatccacacgaacaaactccTCGTTCGTCGCACAAACTTGGTATCAGAGAAGAACCACCTTTTGAGTGATGGCAACAAAGAAGGGTTCGgccaaaggaagaagaagactaaaaGGTTTACTTGGAAAACACATTGCAAAAAACCACCCTTTTATATTCATCCAACGAATACTAAGAGATTTTATCTTTTGGTCTTCCTCCTTCAATGCATGATTAATCTAACTTAAttatcattattcttctttaatAAGTGGATTCAATTGAATCTAACTTAATGAGTCTAACTCGGATTAGACTCAATTCAACCCTATGAGTCTAGCTCGGATTGAACTCAATCTAATGATtggattcatttgagtctaattcgaattaaacttaatccaataattTTAAGACCCATGATAATATagtcaaactaaattaaactcGTCTtaaaatcaacatgttctttgtagTGGCCCAATCGGTTCTCGTAACGATAGTAGTGTCTCTAAAACCATTTCAGATATACAATCGATGAGTGACATTTAGCAATGCATTATTGCtatccaagtgatgagaatgtcgagatctgacctaaTCTTTCTGTGCCTATTATTTCGTATAACTTagttcttctatccttgatatctagattgatcaatgagataTAAACGGTGTTAtcttcttatcaatctttatgtttcttgatccctAAGTAAACATACTCAATTAAATAgattcaatatctcatattgactaatttgagcaTTATTATGCATTATTATGTTCTACTTAATCAAGGGACCCAATGATATcatttccgtcatatggaaggaatagatcatatttacatcactcacatccatcTTCATAACTTATTAtatacccagtgatcaactttatagtccatcTTATTACAGGtaacgtttgtcgataccaaagtgcacaactctttatgtagggaactatagtAACTTCAGATCTcaagactattcataccaatagtcactatgaaaatatttataacactcatataacggtcCATGAAACATTCTTATAACGaatcaattcagtacatattctctaatatatatattatctGTTAGAGTCGATTtggtgctagagggggagggggggtgaatagctcgttgcgctCAATTGCTTACTTCTTTGTTGTTGATAGGCAGCGGAATAAGAACACGAAGCTCTTAACAATGCTAACATGAGTATTTACTTGGTaaccacctcaagaagaggtgactaatccaaggatccatacacgaCACACTCACTCTACTATGAAAAcgctcctttacggtaactactgaaggcggaaaagccttgtacaaactcacaatacaacaagaaggaAAGACAAGCTTATACaatacaaatcttacaagatttacaaaaccctagcttgcttcttcttgcctgaatacacctcttgacttgcttggaagtgcGCCAACACTTCTCTCTAAACCTCCAAGATCTAGTGTGTGCCTGTGAGCTTTGTGGAGAAAGTCATTGAGAGATCGTCGCTTTTTGCACTGGAGAAGAAGCACACgaagaagacgctcgccaacggctataacctgcgcaacggtcggatcctaatcgattgaatgactctcaatcaatTAAGGAGGCTttgaattgatcgactgatcaattcagagcacctctgtgctctctggaaaacaCCTAAATCGATcatcgatcgattcagcctctatCGCGCGATTttcagctccccaatcgatcggctaatcgattggcagctttcaatcgatcaactgattgattcaaaagctcactgttcgctcaaaaactatcccaattgattgaccaatcgattgggaaagttttgatcgattacccaatcaatcaAGATAGTTTCTCCACCAAATCACGTCAACCaattgattggctaatcgattgacccccccaatcgattggcaagcAGAAAAATATGTAGAGCTTgaaattgttggatcgtgatgtttcgatagagggggggggatgaatatcgattacgaaaattcttcgataagagttaaacgcagtggaaaaattaagcaatgctaacacaaaccaattttacttggttcggagcctgtgtcgactcctactccaatgcccgcactctttgagtgctttcggtgggcaatcactagcaattcgaaatttattacaagctaagtacagaaaatgctaatgaaaagaaataccgacaaagaaataaATCGAAAAGGAGAAGTGTGTTGCCGGAACTTCGTTAGCGTCataggagcgcagagcagcagagcaagcagcagaagatcttcttgtcagttgttgttCTGAGCTCcacctctgaccctccttttatataaggctcggggtgccccggatcccttccgggcgccctgtgagacgtggcaggtccaatcagcgagctccacgtggcgacgacgcgatCAGGATAAAAATCCGAGATAAACAATATTAATTTAGTCCGagataaacaatatatatatcctgcaaaataaaatgtTAGCATAGTTTATAGTTTAAtcaaaaaagagtatgacttagattccgtctttccgagatcgaaatctagtcacaatctcgacttaggtgtccgaaatggatctaagtcagatcaacgcctaatgttcccttcccgggaacgcgtcctcacagtcactcccttccagtgacttaccttcactcacctgccagatgtccggtcaacccttcgacccgtctggacttcttgccagctatccggtc
This genomic stretch from Zingiber officinale cultivar Zhangliang chromosome 7A, Zo_v1.1, whole genome shotgun sequence harbors:
- the LOC122000835 gene encoding transcription termination factor MTERF9, chloroplastic-like; protein product: MRASIIRRSGVLASLRSGCHTFFFSSSIFPDTAAAADGQSSKPLSMAEYLVRSWGLSAAEASKVSKLSRGKSTQKADVVLNFLRSEGFEDSYIKKIVVLSPDFIVYDVKNNLAPKLRSFVDMGFSKSDIIEIIASNPSILTGNLKRSILPKLEIWESLFGSRELLVKIVKKNRWCLRYSLEKRIFPNLKFLREELGISEDRVSRAARHHPGFVGQKPESLHVLVDRADEMGIPRLSPLYLWALYILQTVSKEKVEAKRTC